From Pan troglodytes isolate AG18354 chromosome 9, NHGRI_mPanTro3-v2.0_pri, whole genome shotgun sequence, the proteins below share one genomic window:
- the COA4 gene encoding cytochrome c oxidase assembly factor 4 homolog, mitochondrial, giving the protein MSTSVPQGHTWTQRVKKDDEEEDPLDQLISRSGCAASHFAVQECMAQHQDWRQCQPQVQAFKDCMSEQQARRQEELQRRQEQAGAHH; this is encoded by the coding sequence ATGTCAACCTCAGTCCCTCAAGGCCATACCTGGACCCAACGGGTGAAGAAAGACGATGAGGAGGAGGACCCGCTGGACCAGCTGATCTCCCGCTCTGGCTGTGCTGCCTCCCACTTTGCAGTGCAGGAGTGCATGGCCCAGCACCAGGACTGGCGGCAATGCCAGCCACAGGTGCAGGCGTTCAAGGATTGCATGAGTGAACAGCAGGCGAGGCGGCAAGAGGAGCTGCAGAGGAGGCAAGAACAAGCCGGTGCCCACCACTGA